In the genome of Lysobacter sp. BMK333-48F3, the window CCACGCCGGAGGCCAAGCGACGCTGGTTCGTCTGCCACGACGACATGGTCAACGTCGGCTACGAGCTCGACTTCCGCCCCGGCGGCCACGAGCTCAATCGGGTGCGCCGCCCGGACGGCGTCGAGCACCTGTTCCAGGCCCGCTTCTTCGACATCGTGCCCGAGCGCCGGATCATCTACGGCTACCACATGCAGGTCGGCGCGCAACGCTTGTCGGTGTCGCTGGCCACGGTCGAATTCGAACCCAGTGGCGCCGGCACGCGCATGCGCTTCACCGAACAGGTGGCCTTCCTCGACGGCTATAGCGACCGCGAAGACCGCATTCGCGGCACCGCCGAAGGGCTGGACCGGCTCGCCCTGCTGCTGCACGAACCGGAGCGCGCGCACTGAGCGCGCGCTCCGCTGCCGCATCGGCGCTCAGCGCACCGGCAGCGCGATCGGCCGCAGCGGCGCGGCGTCGCCGCCGCGGATCTTCAGCGGTCCGCCGATGAAGGCGAACTCGTAGACCTTGTCGCGCGACAGTTCCTCCAGCGCGACCAGTTCGATGATCGGCACGCCGTGCTGGGCCAGCATATAGGTGTGCACCGGAATGTAGTCGCCGGCGACTTCCGAGGGGAAGGTCTCCAGGCTCAGGTTGTCGGCGCCGACGATCATCGCCCCGCCGTCCTCGACCAGGAACTTCGCCGCATCCAGGCCCAGTCCCGGCGGGTTGGCCATGTAGCCGGCGGCGTCGCCGAAGCGCTGCATGCGGCCGGTGCGGATCAGCACCACGTCGCCGCGCTGCAGGCGCAGCTTCTGCCTGGCCAGCGCGTTCTGCAGGTCCTGGCGGGTGATGCGGTAGTTCTCCGGCAGCATCGGCAGTCCCTGCGCCGCGGCCACGTCGATCAGCACGCCGCGCGCGATCAGCGGCGGGAACTTCTCGATCCCGGTCTTCTTCCAGCCGCGGTCGCCCAGATGCTCGTCGGCGCTGAAGCCGTTCCAGATCTTGCCGTCCAGGCCGAAGTGGTTGAGCGCGTCGATGTGGGTGCCGCTGTGGCTGTACATCGAGAACGCCGCGCCGGTGTAGCTGACCTTGTGGTTCATTTCCCGGCCCACGCCCATCGGGTCGTCGGCGATGGTGCCGCGCGGGGTGTGGGTCATCCAGAACTGGTAGTGCGGGTCGCCCGCGGCCTGCCAGCTCGGCATGCCGATGTAGTAATCGGTGGCCAGGTCGTAGACCCGCTCGCCCTGCACCCGCGACAGGATCGCCGCGCGCGATTGCGGGGTGATCAGGTTGAGCCGGCCGATCTCGTCGTTCGGGCCCCAAGGGCTGGTGCCGACGCGGTCGGCGGCCTGGACGGAAGCGGCGACGCCCAGGGCCAGCAGGCCCAGGGTCGGCAGAAGAGTACGCAATTTCATTTCGGCTCCTGAAACGCGCCGGCCTCGTGGGCGGCGCTGACGTGGGGGCCGGCGCCGCGAACCGCAGCGCCGGAACGACGTCAGGATGGGCCCCGCCCCTGCGGCGAAACAGCGCGCGCCGGTTGCGACAGTTTTCGCCCGCGCTCAGCAATCGGCCGGCGGCGGTTCCAGCAACGGCGGCAGTTCCGCGGCCAGGAACTCGACCAGCGCCCGCACCTTGGGCTGCAGATGGCGCGTGGTCGGGTACACCGCGTAGATCTGCCGCGGCGCGAAGCGATGATCCGGCAACACTCGCACCAGCCTGCCCGCCGCCATCGACGGCCGGGCCAGGAACGACGGCAGTGCGCCGATGCCGAGTCCGGCCTCCAGCAGGTCGCGCAGCACCAGGCTGTTGCCGACCGCCGCGCGCGGCACGCCCTGCACCACCACCGGCCCCTGCGGACCTTCCAGCGGCCACACGCCCGGCGGCTCGGCCAGGCTGTAGTGCAACAACGCATGCCCCGCCAACGCCGCCGCATCGGCCGGCACGCCGTGCGCGGCCAGGTACGACGGCGACGCGCACAGCATCTGGCAGGCCTGCCCCAACCGGCGCGCGATCAGCGACGAATCCGGCAACTGCGCGCGCAACCGGATCGACACGTCGAAACCCTCGGCCACCGCATCCAGCAAGCGGTCTTCCAGCACCAGGTCCAGCTGCAGCTGCGGATAGCGCTGCAGGAACCGCGCCAGCAACGGCGACAACACGCTCAACGCGAACGACAGCGGCGCATTGACCCGCAACCGACCGCTCACCTGCTGCGACTGCCCGCGCACCGAGGCCTCCAGCGCATCCAGCTCGTCCAGCAGCCGTACGCATTCGCGGTAGTAGGCCTCGCCGACCTCGGTCAGGCCCATCCGCCGCGTGGTGCGCTGGATCAGCACCGCGCCCAGATGCGACTCCAGCGCGCGCAACTGCTTGCTCAAGCCCGCCGCCGACACGCCCAGGTCCTCGGCCGCCTTGGCCAGCCCGCCGAGTTCGACGATGCGGCGGAACGAGCGCATCAGGGTGAAGGAGTCCATGGGCAACCAAGAAAAAACGGGCCGCCATTGTCGGCGGCCCGCTCCATCCAGCCAACATCTGCGGTCGACATCAGGACCGACCCGTCCCGCGACCGCGTCCCGCTGGGGGCAAGGCGACGGCCGCGGAACGGGCGCAGACTTCAGCGGCTTACTCGACCTTGACCAACCCGCGCCAGGTGTTGCCGCCGCCGCTCATGACCGTGTCCGGCCAACCCAGCCACAGGTTGAGGTTGAACCAGTCCTCGTCGTCCTGGTGCACCCAGCCGTGCGCCAGCGCCCAGGGCTTGGGGAAGTTCGACGGCGCGTGCACGCCGTGGGCGAAGCCGAGCTTGGGGAAGCTGCCCATGTGGCCCAGCCACGAGGGCGCGCCGCCGTCGAAGTGGCAGTACCAGGTCATGGTGAAGTTTCCGAATTGCGCGCTCGGGAAGATCCCGCCCGAGTTCCAGTTCTGGTTGTTCCACAGCTCGTTTTCCTGCAGCCGGATCACCCGCCGCGCGCCCGAGGGGCACAGCGCGCCCAGGCTCAGCACCGAGTAGTCGTACTGATTGCCGAAGTACGGCAACGGCCGGTACGACAGCGCGCGCAGCGAATCGATGCGGCAATAGCGCCAGGTGGTGTTGTTGTTCGACACGGTCGCGCCGATCCAGCCGCCGCGGCCGTTGGCGTTACGGCGGTCCTCGTCGTCGTGATAGAACTGCACCAGCGGATACTGCGAGGGGCAGTTCAACCGCTCCGGGATCACCCCGATCGAGAACAGGCGCGGGTCCAGCCAGGCCCACCAGCGCGCCAGACTCGCCTTCGCCGTCTTGGCCGCGGCCGGCACGTAGGGCACGAACACTTCCTGCCCGTCGCGGATTTCGACCACGCAGGGGCCGTCGAAGCCGATCGCCTGGCAGTAGCGCAGGGCCACGCCCTCGCCTTCCTCGGTCAGGAACTTCTCCGGATCGACCTGGGCGCTGTCCGGATAGCGCCGGTCCAGCTCGGCCATGTGATCGGCGAAGGCCTTGATCCGCGGCGGCATCTGCTCGAGGGTTGCGGCGTAGTCGCGCTCCTCCTGCGGGGTTTCCTCCTGCGAATCCTCGGCGAAGGCCGACGGCGAGGCCGCCGCGGCCAGCGCCAGCAACGCCAGTCCCAACACGTTCTTGTTCATCACGCGATTCCTTTGAGAGAGAGAACGCCGGACCGTCTCCCGGCCCGCCGCGCCGGCCCCGCCGGCAGGAATCACGCTAGGCCGCGCCAGCGGGCCGCGGCCAGGAACAATCCGGGAACGAATCGGCTCGGGATGGGAAGCGATGAGTGCAATCTGCGATGACGGCACTGCGAAAATGTGATGTTGCCTACGCAGGGCGTACCGTTTGCAGGCATGCCCGGCTTGAGATCACACCCGAGGCGTTGCGATCCGTTGGCTATCCTGAGCCTGTTGAGCCTGGGCCAGACTCTGCTCCCGATCGCGCTGGGCCTGCATGGCTTCCAATCGCTGCATCGACTCCGACACCGGCGTAATTGCGGCCTGCTGACCCGCAACGTCGGCGCGCAAATGCGCCGGGCTACCCGGCTCGCCCTCGACTGCGAACACATGCCGCCCCGATCCGTCGACCGCCGGGTGCCCCACCACGATGTGGTCCGGGCGTCCAAGCCCGTTGCGCGCGCACTCGACTGCCAGGCAGGCAGCGATTCGGTCCAAGTCCTGTGGCGGCGGCACCGGGCCATGTTGGGCAAAAGCGCCCGGCAATCGATCGCGAATGGTCTTGATGACACGGTGGTCAGCGCCTACCACCGGGAGTGCCTCGGACCCGACATCGCTGGCGTTCGCCCCCCGTCCGGGCGGGCCCTGGGGCAATACGCGAGGCTCTAGGTGATCCAAGGTGTCCGGCGCTCGACGTTCGGGCTGGGGATGGGCCAACTCCCAACCCTCGGCCGTCAACAAATAATCCACGTCTCGCGTGCTGCTCATCGTCAGCACGCCGTCGCGCCCCACACGAACGCTTGCCATTTCCAACCGTGCCAGTTCGTTCGCACCGTCGATCATAACTGGAACGTACGGCGCTCCTTCATCGAACTGGGCAAAAATTCGCCTTCCGCTGGCTGGGGCGCGCATCATCGCATCGAGCAATTGCGAGTCGTTCCTGAAGCTGAAACCCTGAGTCAGCCCCACATTGCCCTGGGTATGAACCTGCTCGCGCCAGGCCCGACTGAGAGGGCCGCTACCCAGTTCCAGAGAGTTCATCAGCTGCACCGCCGACAGTGCGGCATCTCGGCCGCTCACGATACTGTCGCGATCGGCCGGCGCTCGTGCGCTATGCGTTCCGATCCAGTCACTGAGCTGCTGCGAGGTCGTTTCGTTCTGCCGCAGATGTGAAATCAGCTCGCGTCCGCGTACTTCGCCCTGGTTGAACCGCTTGGAAGCCATCGCCACGATCTCCGCGGCCTCGCTTGGATCGTTGCGGCTGAGTTCCTGAAGCCAGGGAATCTGCGACAGGGGCTGCCCGACATTGTCCCATTTGTAGGCTATCTGCTCGCGGTCCAACCCGTTTACAAATTCCCGACCCGGATCGGAACGAAGGTACTCGTTCAGTCTGTTCTGCTCGTCTCGACTCAGCGCGTTTCCGCCTTGTCCCGACGTCTGCAAACGTGTGGTCAGCGAAGCGACCTCGGCGGCGGTGAACGCGTCGCCGCGCGCCCACTGCTGATAGCCAGCCAGAAGTTCCGGCACTTTCTCCCGTCGTCCTGGCTGGCCGAAGTCCCATTGCATCAGGCCGACGGACCAGCCGGAACCTGCGCTGCTGTGGCTCAAGCGATAGGCCGGCAGCGTATTGATCTCGCTTCCGCGGCCTATGGCGTTGTACGCAATGGCCTCGAAAGTGGCCCGCTCTAGCGGGTTATAGACATACCGATCCGATTCATCGCTCATGGTCTCCATCCTCCAACGGCTTCAGTCCCTGAAGTAGCGTTTTCATTTCCTCGATCCGCGCTTGCGTCAGCTGTGCCCGGCATGCCTCAGCCAAGTCGCCGATATCCTTGCGCGTGGTCCCGGCGTAGAACTGCTCGGCCGTGCAATGGCTGTCGCGATACACGCGCCAAGCCGAGTTTGACTTGGTGAAACTTTCTTTCATGTCGACCAAATAGGTCTGATCCCACATCTTCAGATTGCCGTATGCCTTGTCGGCCAATGCATAGGCATCGGCCTCCAATTTGGCAAGCTGCCCGCGCAAGGCATACATCTTTTTGTAAGGCGCGCAATGCAGATCACTATCGGCGCATCGCCGGTAGTCTTCTGAAAGAGCAAAGCACTCCTCACGTGCATCCAGATCGGCGATCGCCATGCAATCGTCGCCCGTTTGATAGTGCTGGGACTTCTGCGTTGCCTGGCCAATCCGCGACTCGCCTTGATTGGCGCGCATCTGCGCCTGGCGAATGCGTTCGGCCGCTTCGACGGCCTCCACCGAAGCGGCGACGCCCGGGTCGTTCGCGGCCATGGCGGGCTCCTGGCCCTTGGGTTCGCGTCCCGGGGGCTGAGCGCAGGCGGACAACGCGCCCAGGCCCAGCGTCAGCCATAGCGGCCAGACGAATCGGCTGCGTTTCACACATCCTCCATGCCGTGCGGGGCTGCGATGAGGCTGCCTTAAGCGCGACCAGGCTGCAAGGCGTACTTTTAGTTGCGCTACGGAGAGTGCGAATCACCCAATATCAACTTGCGTTCGCCGAAGCGTAAATACACAAACGCTAAGTCTGCGGGTGAATTTCCAGGTGCAAGCCTGAGATCGTTCGCCGGGCCACAATCTGCACGGACGATTCCGGTTCAAGTTCGAACTCCACGGTGTTGGAAGACTCACGATACGAGCTGCCGCCATAAGGCGTCCGCAAAGTCACTCTATGCGCACCGGAGGGCAAACGCACATGAATCCCGTTAGCCGGTGCCCGATCCACGTCCAACCGGGACGAAACAACGACGTTCCCATCCAGGTAAACCGAATAGTGGGCCAGAACCAGTCCCTCCCCGCGCACCACCATGCCGCAGGGCAGATCTCGCAGGGCGGTTTCGGCTTCGCTACGAAACGTGGGCGGCCACTCTCGCTGCCCCAGGTCACGCCCCAGAACGTATTCGTCGCGACTCAGCTTGAATAGCCACTGGTCACGAGACTGCACTACGCCGCCTCTTACCGGAACCATTACTACGGAATCGCGCACTTTCCCACTGAAGACGAGCCAGGCGTCATCGCGCATGGGCTCATCCACGACATCGTTTGATCGCCTGCTATCAGACGGATACTCGAATGCGATCAACGATATGCGCGCGGAAGTATCTATTCGATATACCGACCGGTATCCCTTCCACAAGGCGGAGCACATGATTTTTGGATTCGGCGTCGCCCTGGCCTGGTGTTTATAGTCTTCAGTCCAAACCCAGCCGTGCTTCGAACCCGGAACATCCGCAAGCAGCCTACGCAAGTACAGACCTGTGAAGTCCAATGCTTCGCATTGATTGAGCAAGCGCTCTGGCATTTGCATGGTCATTGCGTAGCGTTCTCGCGACAAGCCGCTGTTGCCGTCCTTAACGAGACAGAAGCCGCGGGGAGCCAGCCCCGCGGCTCAAGCGAACGCCGTACCGGACGCTCACGGCGTTGCGTCGGCAACTATTTCCCCGCCCGCTCCCCCGCCGTCTCGTCCCGCGCCCCGCGGAACTCCGAGTCCTGGGCCCAGTTCGGCCAGCGGCGCGAGTTGGCCAGGTCGTTGCCGAGGGTGTAGAGGATCTGCAGGTCGCGGGCCATGCCGGTGAAGGTCCAGCTGGCTTCCCATTGGTCGGCCGGCTGGTGGTAGCGGTCCTTGACGTAGGCCGCGCTCTCGGCCTTGCCGGCGTCGACGCCGCCGTCCGCCTTGTCCTCGCCCGAGCCGAACGACACCGCCGGCACGCCGCGCTTGGCGAACGGGAAATGGTCGGAACGGAAGAAGTGGCCGGCCTCGGGCTTGGGATCGGTGACGTAGTTGAGGTTCCAGCGCTGGGCGGTGGCGATCAGTTCGTCCAGCAGTTCCTGCTTGGCGCTGCCGGAGGTGGTGAAGTCGCGCGCCGGACCGGTCGGGGACAGCGCGTCGGTGTTGATCACCGCGACGGTCTTGGCCAGCGGGTACAGCGGCTTGGACGAGTAGTACTCCGAGCCGAGCAGGCCCTTCTCCTCCGCGGTCACGGCCAGGAACACCACCGAGCGCTGCGGCTTCTTGCCCTTGGCGAAGGCGCGGCCCATCTCGATCAGGGCGGCGGTGCCGGTGGCGTTGTCGACCGCGCCGTTATAGATGGTGTCGCCCTTGGCGTCGGGCGCGCCGACGCCGAGATGGTCCCAGTGGGCGCTGTAGATCACGGTCTCGTCGGGCTTCTTGCTGCCTTCGACGCGGCCGACGATATTCTGCGAGGTGATGACTTCGCTCTTGACCGCGTAGTTGGCCGACAGGGTCACGCCCTTCAGGGTCACCGGCTTGAACTCGCGGGTCTGGGCCTGCTGCTTCAGTTTTTCGAAATCCAGGCCGGCGCTCTTGAACAGGCTCACCGCCAGGTCGCGCTGGATCCAGCCTTCCATGCTCGGGTGGGCCTTGCCGGGCTGGTCGCGAACCACGTCGAACATGGTGTTGGTATTGGAGTTCTTGACCGTGGCCCAGCCGTAGGACGCCGGCTCGGTCTCGTGCACGATCAGCAGGCCGAGCGCGCCGCGGCGCGCGGCTTCCTCGTACTTGTAGGTCCAGCGGCCGTAATAGGTCATGGCCTTGCCGCCGAATGCATTCTGATCAGAGCCGCCGTCGCCGGTGTCGAAATCCGGGTCGTTGATCAGCACGACCGCGATCTTGCCCTTCAGGTCGACGCCCTTGAAGTCGTCCCAATCGCGCTCCGGCGCGCTGACGCCGTAGCCGGCGAACACCAGCGGCGCGTTCTTGAAGGCGACGTTGTCGGCGCCGTTGAGCGCGGCGCGCACGGCGATCTCGTTGCCCTGGGTCAGCGCGCGCGACTTCTTCTTCACCGTCAGGGTCAGCTTGGGCGAGCCCTCGATGTTGGAACGCAGCAGCGGCACGGCCTGGGTCCACAGGCGCTTGCCGTCCTTGAGGTCGCCGCCGGGCTGCACGCCGGCCGCCTTGAGTTGGGCGACGACGTAGTCGATGGTCTTGGTTTCGCCGGCGGTGGCGGGGCCGCGGCCTTCGAACTCGTCGGAGGACAGCACCTTCACTTCTTCGGACAGGCGCTTGGTGTCGAACACCGGCGCCTTCGGCGGCTTGGGCGCCTTGGCCGGCTTGGCGGCGAAAGCGGGCATCGACAGGGCGGCGGCGCAGAGCACCGCCAACGGTGTGGCGATCGGCAACTTCATGGGGAGGCCCTCGGGTGGTCGGGCCGATACTAGCCAGCCGCCCGGAGCCGGTCCATCGGCCAGAGGGCATGGCGCCGGGGCGGAAGGCGGATTTGCGTAGTTTGGCGTGAAGGCAGGATGGGAGGACGCGCCGGTGCACAACGCGGGCGGGGCGGCCTGTGTAGGAGCGGCGCAAGCCGCGACAACCGAAGAGGACGGATACCACGTCCGCCGCCAAGACTGCGTTGGGTCAGGCAACCAGGCTTCGGCGGCGACGCTGGCGTGCACCGCTGCGGTTGTCGCGGCTCATGACCGGAGGAAATCCCCGTGGGACGCCGCCCCTACAGAAAAGCGTCGTGGCCCCTGTAGGAGCGGCGTGAGCCGCGACCGCCGGAGAGGACGAACAGCACGCGCGTCGCCCGGACAGGAAAGCGCCGCCGCCCTGGTGGGAGCGAGGGCGCGGCACTCACAGCAAGCGGCAGCCGAGTTCGTACCAGCGGTGGCGGCGGGCGCTGCGGTGCAGCGCTCCGGGGGCGGCGAAGTCGGGGTCGGCGAAGGCGCCGACCGAAATCACCACCGCGTCGGGCAAGGCTTCGGCTTCCATATAGACCAGGCTGCCGCAACGTGGGCAGAAGCAATGCTCGACCCAGCGTCCGGCGTCGCTGCCGCGGCGCCAGCGGCGCGGCTCGCCGTCGACGGCGATGCGGTCCTTGGCGTAGCGGGCGCGGTAGGAGAACGCCGACCCGGTGGCGCGCTGGCATTCCAGGCAGGCGCAGGCATAGACGCTGAGCGGTTCGCCGCGCGCGGTCACGCGCAGGTCGCCGCAGGCGCAGGCGGCGACGCGGGCCGGCGCTGTCGCTGCGGCGGCATCGGCCGACGTGGCGGCCGGCGCTGCGACGGATGCGGTGTTCGTCGGGATCGCGCCGCGGCTGTCGCCGCTATCGGCGAGCGCAGGGGTTCGCGCGTCGTTCGAGCCGGAGAAGCGACGCTCAGCGCCATCGACCTCGTTCGCGGGGTCCGGGTTCATGTCCTGCTCCTGGAGCGTCCGCGGCGGTCCGCCGCGCGCCGCACAGCGTGCCCCTCCCCGCGACGCCCTGTAAATTAGCCACTTTCCGGTAAGCGCTTACCTGCACGTAAGGAGTCTTCGCGATGAAACGCCTGCCCGGCGACGCTTGCGGCCTGGCCACCGCGCTCAATGCGATCGGCGGCAAGTGGAAGACGATGATCCTGTGGGAGGTCAATCTGGCGCCGCGCCGCTTCGGCGAGCTGCGCCGCCTGCTGCCGGGGATCAGCGAGAAGGTGCTGACCGAGCAGTTGCGCGAGATGGAGGCCGACCTGCTGGTCCGGCGCGAGGCGTTTCCGGGCGCGGTGCAGAAGGTGGTGTATTCGGCGACCGAGTACGGCATCGGCCTGAACGAGGCGGTCGCGGTGATGTCGGCCTGGGGCAAAGCGCACGAGGCGCGCCTGGCGCAACGCGACGAGGCCCTGTAGCAACGGCGTCCTCACGCGGCGGCAGCGGGCGCTGCAAGAAAATCTTTCGGCAGCTCTTAGAAATCGTCGTTTGCGGCGATCGCGCGGCGGTTTCGATAATCGCCGCTCCTCCGAGGAGAGACTTCCATGCATCGACGCGACTTTTTGCAACGCAGCGGCGCCGTATTGCTCGCCGCCGGTTTCGGCGGCTCCAGCTTCGCCCTGCTGGCGCGCTCGCCGGCCAAGGAGATCGGCGCGCACTGGACCGCGCAGCTGACCCGGCTGGAACGCGACAGCGGCGGCCGGCTGGGCGTGGCCGCGCTGGACACCGGCAACGGCCAGCGCCTGGCCTGGCGCGGCGGCGAACGCTTCCCGATGTGCAGCACCTTCAAGTTCCTGCTCGCCGCGGCGGTGCTGCGCGAGGTCGACCGCGGCAGGCTGGACCTGCAACGCAAGCTGCCGATCGCCAAGAGCGACATCATCGCTCACTCGCCGGTGACCGGGCCGCTGGTCGGCGTCGGCGCCAGCGTCGCCACCCTGTGCGAGGCGACCATGACCCTCAGCGACAACGCCGCGGCCAATCTGCTGCTGCCGCTGATCGGCGGTCCGGCCGGGCTGACCCGCTTCCTGCGCGGCATCGGCGACCCGGTCACGCGCCTGGACCGGACCGAGCCCGAGCTCAACGTGGTCGGCCCGGGCGACGAGCGCGACACCACCTCGCCCGATGCGATGCTCGACAGCCTGCGCAAGCTGGCGTTGGGCGACGCGCTCAAGCCGGCCTCGCGCGAACAACTGACCGCCTGGCTGGTGGCCAACAAGACCGGCGACAAGCGCCTGCGCGCGGGCCTGCCCGCCGGGCTCAAGGTCGGCGACAAGACCGGCACCGCCAACACCACAGCCAACGACCTCGCGGCGATCTGGCCGGCTGCGCCGCGCAAGCCGGTGCTGCTGACTTGCTACCTGACCGATGCCGGCAAGATCGACGCGGCCGGCCGCGACCAGGTGCATGCCGAAGTCGCGCGCACCCTGGCGCAGATCTGGCTGTAAGCCGACCTTTGTAGGAGCGGCGCAAGCCGCGACCCACCGCAGCGGTGTACGTCAGCGCCTTCGCCGAAGCGCCGAACCGCCAGCCCTGCCCACCGATCCTCGCTTCGGCGGCCGGCATGGCGATACACCGCTTCGGCGGTCGCGGCTGACGCCGCTCCTACAGAAGCCCGGAGCAGGACACGGAAGCCACCGCGCGTTCTAGAATCGGCCGATTCGCGAAAGCGCCGCCAGCCTGGGCGGCGCGCGCAATGAGGACGCGCATGACCCGAACCCATTGGCTGTGGCTGGCGATCGGCCTGACCGCGGCGGCCCTGGCCGCGACCTATGTCTACGAGTGGCAACGGCGCGAGTCCGCACCCGCCGCGCCGCGCGGCCCGGCGCCGACCCCGTTCGGCTGGCAGGGGCAGTTGCAATCGATCGCCGGCGACGGCATCGCCGGGCTGCGCGACGGCGCCGCGGCGCAGGCGCGCTTCGCCGATCCTTACGGCCTGGCGCGCGCCAGCGACGGCAGCCTGTACATCGCCGACGGCGGCGACAACAACCGCATCCGCCGGATCGCGCCGGACGGCCAGGTCAGCAGCTTCGCCGGCGGCGGCGAAGGCTTCGCCGACGGCAACGGCGCGGCGGCGAAGTTCCATACCCCGTCCGGCCTGGCCTTCGATCGCGCCGGCAATCTGTATGTCGCCGACACCGGCAATCACGCGATCCGCCGCATCACCCCGCAGGGCGCAGTCAGCACCGTCGCCGGCACCGGCGCGGCCGGCTACCGCGACGGTCCCGGCGCGCAGGCGCAGTTCGACGGACCGGTCGGCGTCGCGGTCGACGCGCGCGGCCGCATCTTCGTGGCCGACACCTACAACGACCGCATTCGCGTGATCGGCACCGACGGCAACGTCAGCACCCTGGCCGGCGGCGCGCACCCGGGCTTCGTCGACGGCGCCGGCGCGACGGCGCGGTTCGACACCCCGACCGCGCTCGCGGTCGGCCTGCGCGGCACGGTCTGGGTCGCCGACACCCGCAACGACGCGATCCGCCGCATCGACGCGCAAGGCACGGTGACCACCCTGCCCGGCACCGGCCCCGACAGCGAGAGCGGCGCGCCGCACCGTCCGATCAGCCTGGCGCTGAGCCACGACGGTCTGCTCTACGTCGGCGAAATGACCTGGGGCCGAGTGCTGCAGTTCAAGCCCGACGGGCAATGGCGGCCGATCAGCGGCCGCGAGCAGGCGCAGCGCCTGCCGCGCCCCTCCGGCCTGGTGCTGGACGGCGCCGGCGGCCTGTACGTCAACGACGCCGCCAGCTATCGCGTGCACCGCGTCGCCACCGCCTCGGCGCCGGCCTCGGCCTTGCCGCTGGAAGTCGGCCCGTCGCTGGACAACCCCTTGCCGGCCACCGCCGGGCGCTGGCCGCTGCGGCCGCAGAACGGCTGGCACGAAGTGGTCGGCACGCTCGGCGAAGTGCGCGGCGACGGCCGCGGCGAAAGCCGCCACCACCTGCACGGCGGCCTGGATATCCGCGGCGACGTCGGCCAGGAGGTGCTGGCGATCGCCGACGCCAAGATCGGCAACCCGGCCGCGGCCTGGGGTTATGGCGGACTCGGCGAAGGCCTGATGCTGGATGCGCTGAGCTATATCCACATGCGCGTCGGCCGCACCGCCCAGGGCCAGCCGCTGGACCCGCAGCGCTTCCAGGCCCTGACCGACGACGCCGGCGCGAAGCCGCGCATGCGCGTGCGCCGCGGCGCGCGCTTCCAAGCCGGCGACGCGCTGGGCACGATCAATCCGATGGCGCACGTGCACCTGGCCTACGGGCCGTTCGGCTTCGAGCGCAACGCCGCCCTGCTCGGCTTCGTCAACTACGCCGACAGCTACGCGCCGCGGATCGAGCGCATCCAGTTGCTCGACCCGTCCGAACAGCCGCTGGCCGAACGCCAGGACGGCCGCCTGCTGCTGTCGCGCGCCCTGCCCGGCGTGCACATCGTGGTCGAGGCCTGGGATCAGGTCGACCGCAACCTGCCGCGGCGCCGGCTGGGCCTGTACGCGGTCGGCTATCAGTGGCTGAGTGCGGCCGGGCAACCGCTGCCGGGCTACGAGAGCCCGCGCATGAACATCCAGTTCGACCGCATGCCGGCCGCCGACGATGCGGTCAAGGTGGCCTATGCGCCGGACAGCGGCATCACCGTGCACGGCAGCGCCATCACCCGCTTCCGCTACATGGTCAGCAATACCGTGCGCGACGGCCGCCTGGCCGCGGGCAGCTATTCGCCGA includes:
- a CDS encoding NHL repeat-containing protein, yielding MTRTHWLWLAIGLTAAALAATYVYEWQRRESAPAAPRGPAPTPFGWQGQLQSIAGDGIAGLRDGAAAQARFADPYGLARASDGSLYIADGGDNNRIRRIAPDGQVSSFAGGGEGFADGNGAAAKFHTPSGLAFDRAGNLYVADTGNHAIRRITPQGAVSTVAGTGAAGYRDGPGAQAQFDGPVGVAVDARGRIFVADTYNDRIRVIGTDGNVSTLAGGAHPGFVDGAGATARFDTPTALAVGLRGTVWVADTRNDAIRRIDAQGTVTTLPGTGPDSESGAPHRPISLALSHDGLLYVGEMTWGRVLQFKPDGQWRPISGREQAQRLPRPSGLVLDGAGGLYVNDAASYRVHRVATASAPASALPLEVGPSLDNPLPATAGRWPLRPQNGWHEVVGTLGEVRGDGRGESRHHLHGGLDIRGDVGQEVLAIADAKIGNPAAAWGYGGLGEGLMLDALSYIHMRVGRTAQGQPLDPQRFQALTDDAGAKPRMRVRRGARFQAGDALGTINPMAHVHLAYGPFGFERNAALLGFVNYADSYAPRIERIQLLDPSEQPLAERQDGRLLLSRALPGVHIVVEAWDQVDRNLPRRRLGLYAVGYQWLSAAGQPLPGYESPRMNIQFDRMPAADDAVKVAYAPDSGITVHGSAITRFRYMVSNTVRDGRLAAGSYSPSELPAGDYLLRITARDYSGNVAAAGRDLAVRVQ
- a CDS encoding helix-turn-helix domain-containing protein, whose protein sequence is MKRLPGDACGLATALNAIGGKWKTMILWEVNLAPRRFGELRRLLPGISEKVLTEQLREMEADLLVRREAFPGAVQKVVYSATEYGIGLNEAVAVMSAWGKAHEARLAQRDEAL
- the bla gene encoding class A beta-lactamase, giving the protein MHRRDFLQRSGAVLLAAGFGGSSFALLARSPAKEIGAHWTAQLTRLERDSGGRLGVAALDTGNGQRLAWRGGERFPMCSTFKFLLAAAVLREVDRGRLDLQRKLPIAKSDIIAHSPVTGPLVGVGASVATLCEATMTLSDNAAANLLLPLIGGPAGLTRFLRGIGDPVTRLDRTEPELNVVGPGDERDTTSPDAMLDSLRKLALGDALKPASREQLTAWLVANKTGDKRLRAGLPAGLKVGDKTGTANTTANDLAAIWPAAPRKPVLLTCYLTDAGKIDAAGRDQVHAEVARTLAQIWL